The following are from one region of the Candidatus Polarisedimenticolia bacterium genome:
- a CDS encoding DUF4390 domain-containing protein, whose amino-acid sequence MPRNGSAALFLVLSLAPPAPAGEALPQPDARPPAIVGLAVERSDGQYVASFRLESAFDAETLGKIDSGLEVVLDYRIEVVRRRRFWMDDRTVQRRVLASTRYDSLSRQYNLLLSVDAQVERSSTTDKPAEMRRWMTEIHGIVLGPVSGFTPPGEFAVRVKSDFPPRFVLFFIPWDRDTPWARVPLAPAAPDVHDAGR is encoded by the coding sequence ATGCCCCGGAACGGTTCAGCAGCCCTCTTTCTCGTCCTCTCCCTGGCGCCGCCCGCGCCGGCCGGGGAGGCGCTGCCGCAGCCCGATGCGCGCCCTCCCGCGATCGTCGGGCTGGCCGTGGAGCGCTCGGACGGACAATACGTCGCCTCGTTCCGGCTCGAATCGGCGTTCGACGCGGAGACTCTCGGGAAGATCGATTCCGGCCTCGAGGTGGTTCTCGATTACCGCATTGAAGTGGTGCGGCGCCGCCGCTTCTGGATGGACGATCGGACGGTGCAGCGCCGCGTCCTTGCCTCGACGCGTTACGACAGTCTCTCCCGCCAGTACAATCTCCTGCTCAGCGTCGACGCGCAGGTGGAGAGAAGCTCCACGACGGACAAGCCGGCGGAGATGCGCCGGTGGATGACGGAGATCCATGGAATCGTGCTGGGGCCGGTGTCCGGCTTCACGCCTCCCGGGGAGTTCGCCGTCCGTGTAAAATCGGACTTCCCGCCCCGCTTCGTCCTGTTCTTCATTCCCTGGGATCGGGACACCCCTTGGGCGAGAGTTCCGCTCGCCCCCGCGGCCCCCGACGTGCATGATGCCGGCCGGTAG
- the lpxC gene encoding UDP-3-O-acyl-N-acetylglucosamine deacetylase, translating into MFDQKTLKREIVLEGPGLHTGRTVRMRALPASPDSGLVFVRTDQDRYEIPARREFLETTRLSTTLARNGIRIGTVEHLLAALTGLGIDNARIEVDGPEVPIADGSSAPFVAAILEAEVLRQRTERRFLTIHRPLFVSEGEKRIAVFPSNDFRATYAIDFPGTSIGYQEKEIRLTAQNFVEEIAPARTFCLHRDVEAMRREGLALGGSPDNAVVIGDDGFVFGSLRFEDECVRHKILDLMGDLALLGHPLRGHIVAFKGGHRLHGALVERILRAPEAWTLGSGREFLPVHLLRRFEDQKAGVLPGQPVSA; encoded by the coding sequence ATGTTCGATCAAAAAACCTTGAAACGCGAAATCGTCCTCGAAGGCCCGGGCCTTCACACCGGACGGACGGTGAGGATGCGGGCGCTGCCTGCTTCGCCCGACAGCGGTCTCGTCTTCGTGCGCACGGATCAGGATCGATACGAAATACCGGCCCGCCGGGAATTTCTGGAGACGACCCGCCTTTCAACGACGCTGGCCCGGAACGGCATCCGGATTGGCACCGTGGAGCATCTCCTCGCCGCTCTCACCGGGCTGGGAATCGACAACGCGCGCATCGAAGTGGACGGCCCTGAAGTGCCGATCGCCGACGGGAGCTCGGCTCCGTTCGTCGCCGCGATCCTGGAAGCCGAAGTGCTCCGGCAGAGAACCGAGCGGCGTTTCCTGACCATTCACCGCCCGCTCTTCGTGAGCGAGGGCGAAAAGAGAATCGCCGTTTTTCCCTCGAACGATTTTCGGGCCACTTATGCCATCGATTTTCCCGGCACCTCGATCGGATACCAGGAAAAAGAGATCCGTCTGACGGCCCAGAATTTCGTCGAGGAGATCGCGCCGGCCCGGACCTTCTGCCTTCACCGCGACGTGGAAGCGATGCGCCGCGAAGGGCTCGCGCTCGGGGGGAGCCCGGACAATGCCGTGGTCATCGGAGACGACGGGTTTGTGTTCGGATCCCTGCGTTTCGAAGACGAATGCGTCCGGCACAAGATTCTCGACCTGATGGGCGATTTGGCCCTTCTGGGACATCCGCTCCGGGGGCATATCGTCGCCTTCAAGGGGGGCCACCGGCTTCACGGAGCCCTGGTGGAGAGGATTCTTCGGGCTCCCGAGGCCTGGACTCTCGGCTCCGGCAGGGAGTTCCTTCCCGTGCACCTGCTCCGGAGATTCGAGGATCAGAAGGCCGGCGTTCTCCCCGGCCAACCCGTCTCGGCCTGA
- a CDS encoding tetratricopeptide repeat protein, protein MKAWVRASFLPILVALFAGSAALSGEGSPPPPQPGSDLSQTQPAEPEGELVFEPAPEPAIPNEYVMGIGYLGGFRDAWGTEKLFDPINARLFLALQDGADRKDLARVGVPDLDLALQDLIAGRMVRESSSGLRPAFPLIREAARETFGAAVQSAAKGAYVSLRPSLKKIRKAAEKEKVVPWLYTLLWSEMLESRAAEASLAETGALKAQRLRDEGYLWILIPGDPYSTGVDRYSSGSETLHYLWTATSYLNPVVEEFSTRREILDRALSQRPWEKEGTAEALTELGVLDAQKRVRVPVLRKDSKLLAELRQASRRYAKKVLDLLDPDAAARLLGASRDEAIAAEFSAVGFRFMEKAVQDGFLKRPAYLFQADSSEEGLVEALVITENEQNDPLERAYYLYDREDFEGAIGQADQALKLRPGDPETLFRKGISYMKLRKYAEALRNFEQAASRPARTEDVWRGWTLVRIGNVLDMMGRREEALKRYEEALKYADVGGSRDAARAWLENTYHD, encoded by the coding sequence ATGAAAGCGTGGGTGCGAGCCAGTTTCTTGCCGATCCTCGTGGCGCTCTTCGCGGGTTCGGCGGCCCTTTCTGGGGAAGGGTCTCCGCCGCCCCCCCAGCCCGGATCGGACCTCTCCCAGACCCAGCCCGCCGAGCCGGAAGGGGAGCTGGTTTTCGAGCCCGCGCCCGAGCCGGCCATCCCCAACGAATATGTGATGGGAATCGGTTATCTGGGCGGATTCCGGGACGCCTGGGGAACCGAGAAGCTGTTCGACCCGATTAACGCGCGCCTCTTTCTGGCTCTTCAGGACGGCGCCGATCGAAAAGACCTGGCGCGCGTTGGGGTGCCGGATCTCGACCTGGCGCTGCAGGATCTGATTGCCGGCAGGATGGTTCGGGAATCCTCGAGCGGCCTCCGCCCCGCTTTCCCGCTAATTCGCGAGGCGGCCCGCGAAACCTTCGGCGCGGCGGTCCAATCGGCGGCGAAGGGAGCTTACGTTTCGCTGCGGCCTTCTTTGAAGAAAATCCGCAAGGCCGCCGAAAAGGAGAAAGTCGTTCCCTGGCTTTACACTCTCCTCTGGTCGGAAATGCTTGAGTCCCGCGCCGCCGAAGCGTCGCTCGCCGAGACGGGAGCGTTGAAAGCGCAGCGCCTGCGGGACGAGGGTTACCTTTGGATCCTGATTCCCGGAGACCCATACTCCACCGGCGTAGATCGGTACAGCTCGGGAAGCGAGACGCTCCATTACCTCTGGACCGCCACCTCCTACCTCAATCCCGTGGTCGAGGAATTTTCCACCCGGCGCGAGATTCTGGATCGTGCCTTGAGCCAGCGTCCCTGGGAGAAGGAGGGGACCGCCGAGGCGCTCACGGAGCTCGGCGTCCTGGATGCGCAGAAGCGGGTGCGCGTTCCGGTACTGCGCAAAGACAGCAAGCTTCTCGCGGAGCTCCGCCAGGCCTCGCGACGGTACGCGAAGAAGGTCCTCGACCTCCTCGATCCGGATGCGGCGGCGCGGCTGCTCGGCGCGTCGAGGGATGAGGCGATCGCCGCCGAGTTCTCGGCAGTGGGCTTTCGGTTCATGGAGAAAGCGGTGCAAGACGGCTTCCTGAAGCGGCCGGCATACCTCTTCCAGGCCGACTCCTCCGAGGAGGGTCTCGTCGAGGCGCTGGTGATCACGGAAAACGAGCAAAACGACCCCCTCGAGCGAGCTTACTACCTTTACGATCGGGAGGACTTCGAGGGAGCTATCGGGCAGGCCGACCAGGCGCTGAAACTCCGGCCCGGAGATCCGGAGACGCTGTTTCGCAAGGGAATCTCCTACATGAAGCTCCGAAAGTACGCGGAGGCGCTCCGGAACTTCGAGCAGGCGGCGTCGCGTCCGGCCCGAACGGAGGATGTTTGGCGCGGCTGGACCCTCGTCCGAATCGGCAACGTCCTCGACATGATGGGGCGCCGGGAGGAAGCCTTGAAACGTTACGAAGAGGCCTTGAAGTACGCCGACGTGGGAGGCTCCCGTGACGCGGCGCGTGCCTGGCTCGAAAACACTTATCACGACTGA
- a CDS encoding tetratricopeptide repeat protein, protein MPPPGRKKSETSHSTPLPDAPAPRRKVKQRSGNPLDRAERLFGLGRYAAAIEAWKRIIREGDAPAGALWIRIGNAHELMANLPKARAAYRRAASLQPEDPHAWFNLGNAHAKGKSLRRALPHYRRALALDPGMQAAWNNLGNAHERTGNLGEATRCYRRAAESTDPMYQSLYNYGNMLSHSGALAEALRAYRRSIGLCRDDERVWYNAGCACSRLGRHPDAVRCFETAVELDPRDSAAWYNLGNSFAALRRSPEARRAYRRALQLDGQDFEAWNNLGNAYADDGGSWRAAQCYLRCLRINPRYAPAWNNLGNAYRLRGRRREALRCYRKALAARARSRLPGLPDRTTMLSVLDGIRHTLLSLPGEGARDRRPPRDSRSPRSRSRVSSSF, encoded by the coding sequence GTGCCCCCACCGGGTCGAAAAAAGTCCGAGACCTCCCACTCAACGCCGCTTCCTGACGCGCCCGCCCCGAGGCGGAAGGTCAAGCAGAGGAGCGGGAATCCTCTCGATCGGGCGGAGCGTCTCTTCGGGCTCGGCCGCTACGCCGCCGCCATCGAGGCCTGGAAGAGAATCATCCGGGAGGGCGACGCCCCGGCCGGCGCCCTCTGGATCCGGATCGGAAACGCCCACGAGCTCATGGCGAATCTGCCCAAGGCCCGCGCGGCCTACCGCCGCGCCGCGTCGCTCCAGCCCGAGGATCCTCACGCCTGGTTCAACCTCGGCAACGCGCACGCCAAGGGGAAGAGCCTGCGGCGCGCCCTGCCTCACTACCGGCGGGCCTTGGCGCTCGATCCGGGAATGCAGGCGGCCTGGAACAATCTCGGCAATGCGCACGAGCGGACCGGCAATTTGGGCGAGGCGACACGCTGCTATCGGCGGGCGGCGGAATCGACCGATCCGATGTATCAATCGCTTTATAACTACGGCAACATGCTGTCGCACTCCGGGGCGCTCGCAGAAGCTCTGCGCGCCTATCGCCGCTCGATCGGTCTCTGCCGGGACGATGAGCGCGTTTGGTATAATGCCGGCTGTGCGTGCTCAAGACTCGGCCGGCATCCCGACGCGGTGCGTTGTTTCGAGACGGCGGTGGAGCTCGACCCGAGGGATTCCGCGGCCTGGTACAACCTCGGGAATTCCTTTGCCGCGCTCAGAAGATCCCCCGAGGCTCGCCGCGCCTATCGTCGCGCCTTGCAGCTGGATGGGCAGGATTTTGAAGCCTGGAACAATCTGGGAAACGCCTACGCCGACGATGGCGGCTCTTGGCGGGCCGCTCAGTGCTACCTTCGATGCCTCCGGATCAATCCCCGCTACGCGCCGGCCTGGAACAATCTTGGGAACGCCTATCGACTCCGGGGCCGCCGCCGGGAGGCGCTGCGCTGCTATCGCAAGGCTCTCGCCGCTCGGGCGCGGTCGCGGCTTCCCGGCCTCCCGGACCGGACGACGATGTTGTCGGTCCTGGACGGGATTCGCCATACCCTGCTCTCCCTCCCGGGAGAGGGAGCGCGCGACCGCCGTCCCCCTCGGGACTCACGCTCTCCGAGATCCCGCTCGCGCGTCTCGTCTTCCTTTTGA
- a CDS encoding SpoIVB peptidase S55 domain-containing protein: MTRRRRSRIALAAAAAILCSLVGAAPRGSADGSFYPPEQIRPGMTGVGRTVFQGHVPEEFEVEFLGILKNAIGPGQDMIVSRLHGKNVERTGVIAGMSGSPVMLDGKLVGAISYRLGAFEKEAIAGITPIADMLKVPGKTPARSTASPTSAGALLAEWTAPPAAASGDSSDLPEAGAAMRRIGTPLVFSGFPESVIRMATPLFRARGFEPVQGGGGGSAGGEYPIEPGVPLAVALISGDLSIAATGTLTHVEGNRIWAFGHPFFGTGPVDYPMLRAEIVVTYPSAMGSFKISNATSTIGTLKGDRLTGIEGEIGPAPRMLPVSIVHASPEGERRMNYEVVENRILTPLLLGIAVQASLQRIVEYSAEETLRTELRIDLEGHPPVVYAAVDANQGGPQSGTPADVARDVATIFNAVYGNRFSEVRVKSLAMRAESIPQARMARIGEVSVTPATARAGEDLTVSVSIQPYRAEPFLRRFRVRVPPDTPKGPLLLTVSSARNLNQIEGNLLQRRFTGAEDVDDVIRFLNGLRSDEKVYLQLARRSLGAVVQGEALPSLPLSVMFTLGSSRYAAEEYPYPDLPLLEDSQKTDFVLTGGRRMSVQVR; this comes from the coding sequence ATGACGCGCAGACGGCGGTCAAGAATCGCTCTGGCCGCGGCGGCCGCAATCCTGTGCAGCCTCGTGGGGGCGGCGCCGCGCGGCTCGGCCGACGGCTCGTTCTATCCCCCCGAGCAGATTCGGCCCGGCATGACGGGAGTCGGCCGCACCGTGTTCCAGGGCCACGTTCCGGAAGAGTTCGAGGTCGAGTTTCTCGGGATTCTGAAGAACGCCATCGGACCCGGCCAGGACATGATCGTCTCGAGGCTTCACGGGAAGAACGTGGAGCGCACCGGAGTGATCGCCGGCATGAGCGGGAGTCCCGTGATGCTCGACGGGAAGCTCGTCGGAGCGATCTCGTACCGGCTGGGGGCTTTCGAGAAGGAGGCGATCGCCGGCATCACCCCGATCGCGGACATGCTGAAAGTCCCCGGAAAGACGCCGGCGCGCTCCACGGCGAGCCCGACGAGCGCGGGCGCGCTGCTGGCGGAATGGACCGCCCCCCCGGCCGCCGCGTCCGGGGACTCCTCCGACCTTCCGGAGGCCGGCGCGGCGATGCGCCGCATCGGCACGCCTCTCGTTTTCTCCGGCTTCCCCGAATCGGTGATCCGGATGGCGACGCCTCTCTTCCGCGCCCGCGGCTTCGAGCCGGTGCAAGGCGGGGGAGGGGGGAGTGCAGGCGGCGAATACCCGATCGAGCCGGGGGTCCCGCTGGCGGTGGCGCTGATCTCGGGTGACCTCAGCATCGCGGCGACGGGAACCCTGACCCACGTCGAGGGCAACCGGATCTGGGCCTTCGGGCATCCCTTCTTCGGCACCGGACCCGTCGACTACCCGATGCTCCGGGCCGAAATCGTCGTCACCTATCCCTCCGCCATGGGATCGTTCAAGATTTCCAACGCCACCAGCACCATCGGCACGCTCAAAGGGGATCGTCTCACGGGCATCGAGGGAGAGATCGGCCCGGCTCCCCGGATGCTTCCCGTCAGCATCGTGCACGCCTCGCCCGAAGGGGAGAGGCGGATGAACTACGAAGTGGTGGAGAACCGCATCCTCACGCCGCTGCTTCTGGGGATCGCCGTTCAGGCCAGCCTGCAGCGGATCGTGGAGTACTCCGCCGAGGAGACGCTGCGCACCGAGCTCCGCATCGATCTGGAAGGGCACCCCCCGGTGGTCTATGCCGCGGTGGATGCCAATCAGGGCGGACCGCAGTCCGGGACTCCCGCCGACGTGGCGCGCGACGTGGCGACGATCTTCAACGCCGTTTACGGGAACCGCTTCAGCGAGGTGCGGGTCAAATCGCTGGCGATGCGGGCCGAATCGATTCCACAGGCCCGGATGGCGCGAATCGGGGAGGTTTCCGTGACACCGGCCACCGCGAGGGCGGGGGAGGACCTCACGGTAAGCGTCTCCATCCAGCCCTACCGGGCGGAGCCGTTCCTCCGGAGATTCCGCGTGCGAGTGCCCCCCGACACTCCCAAAGGGCCCCTCCTCCTCACCGTGTCCAGCGCGCGGAACCTCAACCAGATCGAGGGAAATCTCCTGCAGCGCCGATTCACCGGGGCTGAGGACGTCGACGACGTCATCCGTTTCCTCAACGGACTCCGGTCCGACGAAAAAGTCTATCTTCAATTGGCACGGCGCAGCCTGGGGGCGGTGGTGCAGGGCGAGGCGCTCCCCTCGCTGCCCCTTTCCGTGATGTTCACGCTCGGCAGCAGCCGTTACGCGGCCGAGGAGTATCCCTATCCCGATCTCCCCCTGCTCGAAGACTCGCAGAAGACCGACTTCGTCCTCACCGGCGGCCGCCGGATGAGCGTCCAGGTGCGCTGA
- a CDS encoding hemolysin family protein, whose amino-acid sequence MTSLEISIRLCLAAVLVMGNAFFVAAEFAIVRVRPTRIRHLEQSGDHRARIAAGILHHLDEYLSACQLGITIVSLGLGWIGKDAFAPLFAALFSLMGIAPVWVRSASMTSAFALITVVHIILGELVPKSAAIRRPGRSALRIALPLRLFYVIFYPILFLMNRLSMLSLRVLGIKPGEREIRQTEEELRMVLTESTHHGILSPAEMEIMHRATRFSDRRAQDVMVSRARTVVWDSRRPVEENLMRARKSGHTRYPVADAEGKRFVGVINIKDLAWLTEAEWVKLDLDRFLRAIVTVSPRDPIDAVIREMRRRRIHIAAVEDQGQAIGILTMEDIIEEIFGEIQDEFEPSPSPA is encoded by the coding sequence ATGACTTCCTTGGAAATCTCCATCCGCCTTTGCCTGGCGGCGGTCCTGGTGATGGGCAACGCGTTTTTCGTGGCGGCCGAGTTCGCCATCGTTCGAGTCCGTCCGACCCGCATCCGGCACCTGGAGCAATCGGGCGATCACCGGGCGCGCATCGCGGCCGGCATCCTCCATCACCTGGATGAGTACCTTTCCGCCTGCCAGCTGGGGATCACGATCGTGAGCCTCGGACTCGGGTGGATCGGCAAGGACGCCTTCGCTCCCCTTTTCGCCGCCCTCTTCTCCCTGATGGGAATCGCTCCCGTGTGGGTTCGCTCGGCATCGATGACCTCCGCCTTCGCCCTGATCACCGTGGTCCACATCATTCTGGGCGAGCTGGTGCCGAAGTCGGCGGCGATCCGCCGCCCGGGGCGAAGCGCCCTCCGAATCGCTCTTCCGCTGCGGCTTTTCTACGTCATCTTCTACCCCATCCTCTTCCTGATGAACCGGCTCTCCATGCTCTCGTTGCGCGTCCTCGGGATCAAGCCCGGCGAGCGGGAGATCCGGCAGACCGAGGAGGAGCTGAGGATGGTCCTCACCGAGTCGACGCATCACGGGATCCTCTCGCCCGCCGAGATGGAGATCATGCACCGGGCCACCCGCTTCTCCGATCGGCGGGCGCAGGACGTGATGGTCTCCCGGGCGCGGACGGTCGTCTGGGACTCCCGCCGCCCCGTGGAGGAGAACCTGATGCGCGCCCGCAAATCGGGCCACACCCGCTACCCCGTGGCTGACGCCGAGGGGAAGCGGTTCGTGGGAGTCATCAACATCAAGGACCTCGCCTGGCTGACCGAGGCCGAGTGGGTGAAGCTGGATCTCGATCGCTTCCTGCGCGCCATCGTGACCGTGTCTCCCAGGGACCCGATCGATGCGGTCATCCGCGAGATGCGCCGGCGGCGGATCCATATCGCCGCCGTGGAAGACCAGGGCCAAGCCATCGGCATCCTGACGATGGAGGACATCATCGAGGAGATCTTCGGCGAGATTCAGGACGAGTTCGAGCCGAGCCCCTCGCCCGCCTGA
- a CDS encoding NAD(P)/FAD-dependent oxidoreductase, which translates to MLEIRAAEAPADVAIIGGGPAGSTAAALLASAGRRVVLFEKEKFPRFHIGESLLPFSTDLVRRLGIETKLQAEQVKKWGARLISSDGAVTRYICFEEGLVPGYPSAYQVLRSRFDEMLLQNAADRGAEIHQGVSVVEATASSRSGCELTVRDAAGNLSRHRARFLLDASGRDAFLASRKGLRRMTPHLRKAAVFAHYEGVARDEGRAAGDIILVILKDAWFWMIPLAGGRTSVGLVLEGAALKGSGLAPGDLLEESIRRCPAARMRMSGARRVSGYWTASDYSYRCREVAGDGYLLLGDAAAFIDPVFSTGVWLAMSSAEMAADTLHAALGSKGRKENLSPSVFAAYERKVIRHVRHYTRIVSAFYRPGFMDLFLQPSTRLGVKESVITLLAGHMQPPFSVRWRLALFYLGLRIHRFFPLRPAVPLLGAMEAPGPEAARAPAALNSEDLRA; encoded by the coding sequence ATGCTCGAAATCCGCGCCGCCGAGGCGCCGGCGGACGTCGCCATCATCGGCGGAGGACCCGCGGGATCGACCGCCGCGGCGCTTCTCGCTTCCGCCGGCCGGCGCGTCGTCCTTTTCGAGAAGGAGAAGTTTCCCCGGTTCCACATCGGGGAATCGCTTCTTCCCTTCAGCACCGACCTGGTCAGGCGCCTCGGGATCGAGACGAAGCTCCAGGCGGAGCAGGTGAAGAAATGGGGCGCGCGGCTGATCTCAAGCGACGGCGCCGTGACCCGGTACATCTGCTTCGAGGAAGGGCTCGTTCCCGGCTACCCCAGCGCTTATCAGGTCCTCCGCTCGCGCTTCGACGAAATGCTCCTGCAGAACGCCGCGGATCGAGGGGCCGAGATCCACCAGGGCGTTTCGGTCGTGGAGGCGACCGCCTCGTCCCGGAGCGGGTGCGAGCTGACGGTGCGCGACGCGGCAGGAAATCTCAGCCGGCATCGGGCGCGGTTTCTTCTCGATGCGAGCGGCCGGGATGCCTTCCTCGCGTCCCGCAAGGGGCTTCGCCGGATGACGCCTCATCTTCGCAAGGCGGCCGTCTTCGCTCATTACGAAGGGGTCGCCCGGGATGAAGGACGCGCCGCCGGGGACATCATCCTGGTCATCCTCAAGGACGCCTGGTTCTGGATGATCCCCCTCGCGGGCGGCCGGACGAGCGTGGGGCTGGTCCTCGAGGGAGCGGCCTTAAAAGGAAGCGGCCTGGCCCCGGGGGACCTGCTCGAAGAGTCGATTCGGCGCTGCCCGGCGGCCCGGATGCGGATGTCGGGAGCCCGGCGGGTGTCGGGCTATTGGACCGCCAGCGATTACAGCTACCGCTGCCGCGAGGTGGCCGGCGACGGCTATCTGCTGCTCGGGGACGCGGCAGCCTTCATCGACCCCGTCTTCTCGACCGGAGTCTGGCTGGCCATGTCCTCGGCGGAGATGGCCGCCGACACGCTGCACGCGGCGCTGGGCTCGAAGGGGCGGAAGGAGAATCTCTCGCCCTCGGTCTTCGCCGCTTATGAGCGCAAGGTCATCCGCCACGTCCGCCATTACACCCGGATCGTCAGCGCCTTCTACCGGCCCGGGTTCATGGATCTCTTCCTGCAGCCTTCGACTCGGCTCGGAGTGAAGGAATCGGTGATCACCCTCCTGGCGGGACACATGCAGCCGCCTTTCTCGGTGCGCTGGCGCCTGGCCCTCTTCTATCTCGGACTGCGCATCCACCGCTTCTTCCCATTGCGGCCCGCCGTCCCCCTGCTGGGCGCGATGGAAGCGCCCGGGCCGGAAGCCGCGCGCGCCCCCGCGGCGCTGAATTCCGAGGACCTCCGGGCCTAG
- a CDS encoding class I adenylate-forming enzyme family protein, producing MMAPLELFLRFEASASTTREIVRCGTQGPPVPGHDLKNRVAACIRELRGASIQAGDVVLLEGLTGVPFVIGVLACWACDAVVLTAEPQLSLPERQALRRAFSPRILLREGPAHLVAEGPRGPAGGALPDGTAVIKLSSGSTGSPRGIAVTAASLLADTEHLIKGMNIGPEDLNIGAIPLSHSYGMDSLLMPLVLQGSPLLLVSPLPEQLVPALAIERPAVFPGVPYFYDLLGRSPEVRFAPQGLKTCLCAGALLKPSTARAFRSRFGLPVRAFYGSSETGGITYDASPDGLAAESSEGCVGTPLPGVEVLLEEEGRVVVRGANVASGYVGGSGDSANGEFRAETFRTGDLGRIDAPGLLHLTGRLGSLVNVSGRKVNPREVEAALLALPGVADAAVLGIPDAARGESLLACLVARAGMTREEVMRFLRERVAAYKLPRRILFLPELPRSERGKLDRRLLLRQARLPED from the coding sequence ATGATGGCGCCGCTGGAACTTTTTCTGCGTTTCGAAGCCTCCGCCTCCACGACGCGCGAGATCGTGCGGTGCGGGACCCAGGGCCCCCCCGTCCCGGGCCACGATCTGAAGAACCGCGTCGCCGCCTGCATCCGGGAGCTGCGGGGCGCCTCGATCCAGGCGGGAGACGTCGTCCTCCTGGAGGGGCTGACCGGCGTCCCGTTCGTGATCGGCGTCCTGGCTTGCTGGGCCTGCGACGCCGTGGTCCTGACCGCGGAGCCTCAGCTTTCCCTCCCGGAGCGGCAGGCGCTGCGCCGCGCCTTCTCCCCCCGGATCCTGCTGCGCGAAGGTCCGGCGCACCTCGTCGCCGAAGGGCCGCGAGGCCCGGCCGGAGGCGCCCTCCCGGACGGCACCGCCGTGATCAAGCTCTCCTCCGGCAGCACCGGAAGCCCGCGCGGAATCGCCGTAACCGCCGCTTCGCTCCTCGCCGACACGGAGCACCTGATCAAGGGGATGAACATCGGGCCGGAGGACCTGAACATCGGGGCGATTCCGCTCTCCCATTCCTACGGCATGGACAGTCTGCTGATGCCGCTCGTCCTGCAGGGATCTCCTCTTCTCCTCGTCTCGCCCCTGCCCGAGCAGCTCGTCCCGGCGCTGGCGATCGAGCGGCCGGCGGTCTTCCCGGGGGTCCCGTACTTCTACGATCTTCTCGGGCGCTCGCCCGAGGTCCGTTTCGCCCCCCAAGGACTGAAGACCTGCCTGTGCGCCGGCGCCTTGCTGAAGCCGTCGACCGCCCGCGCCTTCCGGAGCCGCTTCGGCCTGCCGGTCCGCGCCTTCTACGGTTCCTCGGAGACCGGAGGCATCACCTACGACGCCTCGCCGGACGGTCTCGCCGCGGAAAGCTCGGAAGGTTGCGTGGGAACGCCGCTTCCCGGCGTCGAGGTGCTGCTCGAGGAGGAGGGGCGGGTCGTCGTCCGGGGCGCCAATGTCGCCTCCGGCTACGTCGGCGGCTCGGGGGATTCGGCCAACGGGGAATTCAGGGCAGAGACGTTCCGCACGGGGGACCTCGGCCGGATCGACGCGCCGGGGCTGCTCCACCTCACCGGCCGCCTCGGAAGCCTGGTCAACGTCTCGGGACGGAAGGTGAACCCGCGCGAGGTTGAGGCGGCGCTTTTGGCGCTTCCCGGAGTCGCCGACGCTGCGGTGCTGGGGATCCCGGACGCGGCCCGGGGCGAATCGCTTCTCGCCTGCCTGGTCGCCCGGGCCGGGATGACGCGGGAAGAGGTGATGAGGTTCCTGCGGGAGCGCGTCGCCGCCTACAAGCTGCCCCGCCGAATCCTGTTCCTGCCGGAGCTGCCGCGCAGCGAGCGGGGGAAGCTGGATCGCCGCCTGCTTCTGCGGCAAGCCCGCCTTCCGGAGGACTAG